One segment of Acropora muricata isolate sample 2 chromosome 8, ASM3666990v1, whole genome shotgun sequence DNA contains the following:
- the LOC136925358 gene encoding uncharacterized protein, protein MSEEHVDNDLPSLAEEPSDLQNTASFNSFFSEDSRTSDSFNGFDHQDADHIKRVATKDMINHMIELDSVQKRLDTFSRWPRDNPVEPLELAKAGFYSTGVDDRVVCFKCDLHLRQWKTGDNPWKEHKLFSPQCPFLEECENERGSHFLCNGVDKSKNLQNSSSLDSSKTEEVVFSEGRLGNHRRDDAPGVDLPPPYYDPEGVVYSERQQGFHQGKSERPFYRNPDYSQTGLRDQLSNHAERISPFPAHDFQHVRFQRSDNQRIEREVVDRPIALYQGSRQVHIIGSGTSVYYLNPEDNFCEQSGGQVPSQEMRSGGNLMPFRSQALRNNRFPVMTEQSFAGPREVRPYRSQDPASGRYETYLFGGKEQVVEKPLSSQEESGRYVVHQQQNGYPGKDKEYGRYFEPQHPNAFKEPNIQKQIQFSENVPRENTPSESNTMKRKVSDQNGALQENYQRTQQYPGLRTWESTSAPQPNSSVNSPGQGSQTRRPAPFAAFPVKDPSLQPVQRLVRHEDARHVTSSSDLASQHHRLTTFVDWPHDHPIHPYDLATAGFYYLGQNDSVRCFKCCISLHNWDPDDTPWGEHMKWSPQCPLVLQRFGSRQRQQKEQLPPRPNAIPQERYPSPQNTPQFQRQEQNRFPIVSGHRLVHPGWSRQQNPPAQAVSNVGRPQDPLVGKQPHQWQTQSIATPQESAHMTNGRPEDSTRESSANQRKQRSCSPRGSTTMELKNERLSEMGFTKQQIDDAIRAQVAATGSNFASHADLVSALLDTQGQQQRIPVNHQQQQPMEPGCRSASPPPPIRIPPNFPISLLEENHNFTGRNCSSAVTSPTTSLVDVTSLRRSFSDPAAQRFSDSGEESLEEKLERMQEERMCKICMDAEVSVVFLPCGHLSCCVGCANGMNSCPMCRRAIHDKRRIYLS, encoded by the coding sequence ATGTCGGAAGAACATGTAGATAACGATTTGCCATCTCTGGCTGAAGAACCGTCGGATTTGCAAAACACAGCTTCGTTCAATTCTTTTTTCAGCGAGGACAGCCGTACGAGCGACAGTTTTAACGGCTTTGATCATCAGGATGCCGATCATATCAAAAGGGTAGCAACTAAAGATATGATAAACCACATGATTGAACTTGACAGCGTTCAGAAAAGATTGGATACGTTTTCAAGATGGCCTCGGGACAATCCAGTCGAACCACTGGAATTAGCTAAAGCTGGATTTTATTCTACTGGAGTTGATGACCGTGTGGTGTGCTTCAAATGTGATTTGCATCTTCGACAATGGAAGACTGGtgataacccatggaaagaacACAAACTGTTTAGTCCACAGTGCCCATTTCTCGAAGAATGCGAAAATGAAAGGGGCTCTCACTTCCTGTGTAATGGGGTAGATAAATCCAAAAATTTGCAGAATTCATCATCTCTCGATTCGTCAAAAACCGAGGAAGTTGTCTTTTCGGAAGGAAGACTTGGAAATCATCGCCGAGACGACGCTCCTGGCGTTGACCTCCCTCCGCCCTACTATGACCCCGAAGGAGTGGTTTACTCCGAAAGGCAACAGGGATTTCACCAGGGAAAATCCGAGCGCCCGTTTTACAGAAACCCGGATTATTCTCAGACAGGTCTCCGCGATCAACTGTCAAACCATGCGGAGAGAATATCTCCATTCCCTGCGCACGATTTTCAACACGTACGGTTCCAGCGTTCTGATAACCAAAGAATTGAGAGAGAAGTGGTTGACCGTCCAATTGCTTTGTATCAGGGATCCAGGCAGGTACACATAATAGGATCAGGGACATCAGTGTATTATTTGAACCCGGAAGACAACTTTTGTGAACAAAGTGGAGGGCAAGTCCCCTCGCAGGAGATGCGCTCGGGAGGAAATTTGATGCCATTCCGCTCGCAAGCTCTTCGAAACAACAGATTTCCGGTCATGACGGAACAAAGCTTTGCTGGTCCCAGGGAAGTTCGCCCTTACAGATCTCAGGACCCAGCGTCTGGAAGATACGAAACGTATCTGTTTGGCGGCAAAGAGCAGGTTGTTGAGAAGCCGCTCTCATCTCAAGAAGAGAGTGGACGTTATGTGGTGCATCAGCAACAAAACGGCTACCCGGGAAAGGACAAAGAGTATGGGCGATATTTTGAGCCACAACACCCAAATGCATTTAAAGAACCAAATATCCAAAAGCAAATCCAGTTTTCTGAAAATGTGCCGCGAGAAAACACGCCCAGTGAATCGAACACCATGAAGAGAAAGGTATCAGACCAGAATGGTGCTTTGCAAGAAAACTACCAACGAACTCAGCAGTATCCTGGATTAAGAACATGGGAATCCACGAGCGCACCCCAACCGAACAGTTCAGTAAATTCCCCAGGCCAAGGAAGTCAGACCAGACGACCTGCCCCATTTGCAGCTTTTCCAGTTAAAGATCCGAGCCTGCAGCCTGTGCAGCGGTTAGTGAGGCATGAAGATGCGCGCCACGTCACGTCGTCATCTGACCTTGCAAGTCAGCACCACCGTCTGACCACATTTGTTGATTGGCCCCATGATCACCCGATACATCCCTATGACCTAGCAACCGCGGGCTTCTATTACCTCGGCCAGAATGACTCTGTCAGGTGCTTCAAATGTTGCATCTCGCTACATAACTGGGACCCCGATGATACCCCATGGGGCGAACACATGAAGTGGTCCCCTCAGTGCCCATTGGTCTTGCAACGCTTCGGTAGCCGACAGCGCCAGCAGAAGGAACAACTTCCTCCTAGGCCAAATGCTATACCCCAAGAACGCTATCCATCTCCTCAAAATACACCTCAGTTTCAGCGTCAAGAGCAAAATCGTTTCCCCATCGTGAGTGGTCATCGCCTTGTTCACCCCGGCTGGAGTAGACAGCAAAATCCTCCTGCACAAGCAGTCTCCAATGTGGGTAGGCCACAGGATCCATTGGTCGGGAAGCAACCTCATCAGTGGCAAACCCAGTCAATCGCCACGCCGCAGGAATCGGCTCATATGACGAATGGTCGTCCGGAAGATTCAACCCGCGAATCTAGTGCAAACCAACGAAAGCAGCGCTCTTGCTCTCCCAGGGGAAGCACCACAATGGAGTTGAAGAATGAACGACTCTCCGAAATGGGTTTCACCAAGCAACAAATAGATGATGCCATCCGCGCACAAGTGGCAGCCACGGGCTCAAATTTTGCTTCGCACGCCGACCTCGTTTCTGCACTATTGGACACACAAGGGCAACAACAGAGAATCCCTGTCAACCATCAACAGCAGCAGCCCATGGAGCCGGGTTGCCGCAGTGCATCTCCTCCTCCCCCTATAAGGATTCCTCCCAATTTTCCCATTTCTCTTTTGGAAGAGAATCACAACTTCACGGGGAGGAACTGCTCCAGTGCTGTAACGTCGCCAACCACATCTCTTGTTGATGTTACCAGTCTGCGCCGATCATTCAGTGACCCCGCGGCGCAACGGTTTTCAGACTCTGGTGAAGAATCTCTGGAGGAGAAACTGGAACGAATGCAAGAGGAGCGCATGTGCAAGATTTGCATGGACGCCGAAGTAAGCGTGGTCTTCCTACCATGTGGTCATCTGAGCTGTTGTGTAGGCTGTGCAAATGGGATGAACTCTTGCCCTATGTGTCGCAGGGCGATACACGACAAGCGTCGTATATACTTGTCGTGA